The proteins below come from a single Dermatophilaceae bacterium Soc4.6 genomic window:
- a CDS encoding phosphatase PAP2 family protein — MRYDDPTTERHIGSRDVTTWTTDFGRGLARLGLRLAGWAGAHLALVITLAIGLGVALAATWGTGEVYEAVVDRNDLAGLDQPALDLAVSLRTPTLDTLVTGFTNLGGPVGMPILATLAVLVMTWRWRSWTPLVLLALAAAGSLAMTVAGKDLTGRTRPPLALAVPPYESSASFPSGHALNSVVVTGVVVYLVLLHLHRKRTRSTVLVAGTVFALAIGLSRVYLGHHWLTDVVAGWLLGLGWLAVVVTVHRLHLTVRRARAADSAP, encoded by the coding sequence ATGCGGTACGACGACCCCACCACCGAACGCCACATCGGCAGCCGCGACGTCACGACGTGGACCACTGACTTCGGGCGCGGTCTGGCCCGCCTCGGGCTCCGGTTGGCCGGGTGGGCGGGCGCGCACCTCGCGCTCGTCATCACGCTGGCCATCGGTCTGGGGGTCGCGCTCGCCGCCACCTGGGGCACGGGCGAGGTCTACGAGGCGGTCGTCGACCGCAACGACCTGGCCGGACTCGACCAGCCCGCGCTCGATCTCGCGGTGTCCCTGCGCACGCCGACCCTCGACACGCTCGTCACGGGGTTCACCAACCTCGGCGGGCCGGTCGGGATGCCGATCCTCGCCACCCTCGCCGTGCTGGTCATGACCTGGCGGTGGCGCAGCTGGACACCGCTGGTGCTCCTGGCGCTGGCGGCCGCCGGCTCGCTGGCCATGACGGTCGCGGGCAAGGACCTCACCGGGCGCACCCGCCCGCCGCTGGCGCTGGCGGTGCCGCCGTACGAGTCCTCAGCGTCGTTCCCCAGCGGCCACGCGCTCAACTCCGTCGTCGTGACGGGGGTCGTGGTCTACCTCGTGCTGCTTCACCTGCACCGCAAGCGCACCCGCAGCACCGTGCTCGTCGCCGGCACGGTCTTCGCCCTGGCCATCGGCCTGAGCCGCGTCTACCTCGGCCACCACTGGCTGACCGACGTCGTCGCCGGCTGGCTCCTCGGTCTGGGGTGGCTCGCCGTCGTGGTGACCGTTCACCGGCTGCACCTGACGGTGCGCCGGGCCCGCGCCGCCGACTCGGCGCCGTGA
- a CDS encoding TRIC cation channel family protein has protein sequence MLSTGVAPWLNLVGLFAFALSGALTGVRRGFDVVGMAVLATAAALGGGILRDVLLEVPVVALVTPSWLLLPLAATVVVFFFHPVVSRLARAVEVVDAVGLGLFCATATAKALAVGAPPVTAVFLGTVTGVGGGVLRDVLAGTIPSLFRPQSRLYAVPAVAGCLALVVTAGDRPVTDVAVVAAAVGMTGLRLLALWRGWTAPVPRADRQAAVDPS, from the coding sequence GTGCTCTCCACCGGTGTCGCTCCGTGGCTCAACCTCGTGGGCCTCTTCGCCTTCGCCCTCTCCGGCGCGCTCACGGGCGTACGTCGCGGCTTCGACGTCGTGGGGATGGCGGTGCTCGCGACCGCGGCCGCCCTCGGCGGCGGCATCCTGCGTGACGTCCTGCTCGAGGTGCCCGTGGTCGCCCTCGTCACCCCCTCGTGGCTCCTGCTCCCCCTGGCCGCCACCGTGGTCGTCTTCTTCTTCCACCCGGTCGTCAGCCGCCTGGCCCGCGCCGTCGAGGTCGTCGACGCCGTCGGGCTGGGTCTCTTCTGCGCGACGGCGACGGCCAAGGCGCTCGCGGTCGGCGCCCCACCCGTCACGGCCGTCTTCCTCGGCACGGTCACGGGCGTCGGCGGCGGCGTGCTGCGCGACGTGCTCGCCGGCACGATCCCGTCCCTCTTCCGCCCCCAGTCCAGGCTGTATGCCGTGCCCGCCGTCGCCGGCTGCCTCGCCCTCGTGGTCACGGCCGGGGACAGGCCGGTCACCGACGTGGCCGTGGTCGCCGCCGCGGTCGGCATGACCGGCCTCCGGCTGCTGGCCCTCTGGCGCGGCTGGACGGCTCCCGTGCCACGCGCCGACCGGCAGGCTGCCGTCGACCCCTCGTGA
- a CDS encoding acyl-CoA dehydrogenase family protein, whose translation MDFGTDARTQELTDALQGLMTSDIEPALPTFREQVAALPDHWAWSQAPVLEPLREKARALGLWNAFLPGPKGAGLTNLQYAALAEVTGRAIDLAPAVLNCAAPDTGNMEVLETFGTDQQKEQWLAPLLRGEIRSSFAMTEPDVASSDATNIQTSIVRDGDSYVVTGRKWWITGAMNPDAKIFIVMGKTDPSADRHRQQSMILVPRDAEGVEIVRGMHVLGYDDHEHGGHAEMAFHSVRVPATNLIAGEGEGFAIAQARLGPGRIHHCMRSIGVAEKAIELMCDRVSSRVAFGKPLSEQGVIRDWIAESRVRLEQLRLLVLKTAWLMDTVGNRGAHTEIQSIKIATPATVEWILDKAIQAHGAGGLSQDFPLAGAIAGIRTLRFADGPDEVHKNALARAELKKQAARHG comes from the coding sequence ATGGACTTCGGCACCGACGCCCGCACCCAGGAGCTCACGGACGCGCTCCAGGGGCTCATGACCTCCGACATCGAGCCAGCCCTGCCGACCTTCCGCGAGCAGGTCGCCGCCCTGCCCGACCACTGGGCGTGGTCCCAGGCGCCGGTGCTCGAGCCCCTGCGCGAGAAGGCGCGCGCCCTCGGGCTGTGGAACGCCTTCCTGCCTGGCCCGAAGGGTGCCGGCCTCACCAACCTGCAGTACGCCGCGCTCGCCGAGGTCACCGGCCGCGCCATCGACCTCGCCCCGGCCGTGCTCAACTGCGCGGCCCCCGACACCGGCAACATGGAGGTGCTCGAGACCTTCGGCACCGACCAGCAGAAGGAGCAGTGGCTGGCGCCGCTGCTGCGCGGCGAGATCCGCTCGTCCTTCGCGATGACCGAGCCCGACGTCGCCAGCTCCGACGCCACCAACATCCAGACCTCGATCGTGCGTGACGGCGACTCCTACGTCGTCACGGGCCGCAAGTGGTGGATCACCGGGGCGATGAACCCCGACGCCAAGATCTTCATCGTCATGGGCAAGACCGACCCGTCGGCCGACCGGCACCGTCAGCAGAGCATGATCCTCGTGCCCCGCGACGCCGAGGGCGTCGAGATCGTGCGCGGGATGCACGTCCTGGGCTACGACGACCACGAGCACGGCGGCCACGCCGAGATGGCCTTCCACTCGGTGCGGGTCCCCGCCACCAACCTCATCGCCGGTGAGGGAGAGGGCTTCGCCATCGCCCAGGCCCGCCTCGGCCCCGGCCGCATCCACCACTGCATGCGCTCGATCGGCGTGGCCGAGAAGGCGATCGAGCTGATGTGCGACCGTGTCTCGTCGCGGGTCGCCTTCGGCAAGCCGCTGTCCGAGCAGGGCGTCATCCGCGACTGGATCGCCGAGTCCCGCGTGCGCCTCGAGCAGCTGCGGCTGCTCGTGCTCAAGACCGCGTGGCTGATGGACACCGTCGGCAACCGTGGAGCACACACCGAGATCCAGTCGATCAAGATCGCCACCCCCGCGACCGTGGAGTGGATCCTCGACAAGGCGATCCAGGCCCACGGCGCCGGGGGCCTCAGCCAGGACTTCCCCCTCGCGGGCGCCATCGCCGGCATCCGCACCCTGCGCTTCGCCGACGGCCCCGACGAGGTGCACAAGAACGCGCTGGCCCGCGCCGAGCTGAAGAAGCAGGCCGCCCGCCACGGCTGA
- a CDS encoding phosphotransferase family protein: MTEQPQHGPNPPGLDLAALHDWLGTAAPGLLEGPLTAEVVAGGKSNLTYRVTDGTTRVIVRRPPLGHVLATAHDMAREFRVMDALADTAVPVPLMLAACSDDTVIGASFYVMEHVAGVPYRTREQLEPLGPERTRAISELMVDTLADLHGVDPATVGLSDFGRPEGFLARQVRRWGQQLDSSHSRDLAGSDDLRTRLSAGVPAESPAAIVHGDYRLDNILTSTDGPHDELAAVVDWEMATLGDPLTDIALLLTYQRVAQQGATGVSTVSLAPGFLTEDEIISRYAARSGRDLHHLGFYEALACFKLAVILEGIHYRFAQGQTVGEGFASVGEMVEPLIALGHEAMDRLETTTDPTHTTGQH; the protein is encoded by the coding sequence ATGACCGAGCAGCCGCAGCACGGCCCCAACCCCCCGGGTCTCGACCTCGCCGCACTGCACGACTGGCTCGGCACCGCCGCGCCCGGCCTGCTCGAGGGCCCGCTGACCGCCGAGGTCGTCGCCGGCGGCAAGAGCAACCTGACCTATCGCGTCACCGACGGCACCACCCGCGTCATCGTGAGGCGGCCTCCCCTTGGCCACGTCCTCGCCACCGCCCACGACATGGCGCGGGAGTTCCGCGTCATGGACGCGCTCGCCGACACCGCCGTGCCCGTGCCCCTGATGCTGGCCGCGTGCAGCGACGACACCGTCATCGGCGCCTCGTTCTACGTCATGGAGCACGTCGCCGGCGTGCCCTACCGCACCCGTGAGCAGCTCGAGCCGCTCGGCCCCGAGCGCACCCGGGCCATCAGCGAGCTCATGGTCGACACCCTCGCGGACCTGCACGGCGTCGACCCGGCCACGGTGGGCCTCTCGGACTTCGGCCGCCCCGAGGGCTTCCTCGCCCGGCAGGTGCGGCGCTGGGGTCAGCAGCTCGACTCCTCGCACAGCCGCGACCTCGCCGGCTCCGACGACCTGCGCACCCGCCTGTCGGCCGGCGTGCCGGCCGAGTCCCCCGCCGCGATCGTGCACGGCGACTACCGACTCGACAACATCCTCACCAGCACCGACGGCCCGCACGACGAGCTCGCGGCCGTGGTCGACTGGGAGATGGCCACCCTCGGCGACCCCCTCACCGACATCGCCCTGCTGCTGACCTACCAGCGGGTCGCCCAGCAGGGCGCCACGGGCGTGTCCACCGTCTCGCTCGCGCCCGGCTTCCTCACCGAGGACGAGATCATCAGCCGGTATGCCGCCCGCAGCGGCCGCGACCTGCACCACCTCGGCTTCTACGAGGCGCTCGCCTGCTTCAAGCTGGCGGTCATCCTCGAGGGCATCCACTACCGCTTCGCCCAGGGCCAGACCGTCGGCGAGGGCTTTGCGTCCGTTGGCGAGATGGTCGAGCCGCTCATCGCGCTCGGCCACGAGGCCATGGACCGTCTCGAGACCACCACCGACCCGACCCACACGACAGGACAACACTGA
- a CDS encoding NADPH:quinone oxidoreductase family protein, whose translation MKAWQVTALGEPRDVMSLVDLPEPTLSEGQVRVRVLASAANFPDALMCRGLYQVKPNLPFTPGVELCGEVLELGPGVETRPGLAVGDRIIGSSVIPHGAFAEQSVVEARAVLPAPTRLTDAQAGGFFIGYQTGWFGLHRRAHLQAGETLLVHAAAGGVGSAAVQLGKAAGARVIGVVGGPAKAQVARDLGADVVIDRHTEDFVEVVKRETGGRGADVVYDPVGGSTYDRSTKCIAFEGRIVVIGFAGGTIQTPPLGHALVKNYTILGLHWGLYAKVMPQLIGECHADLTRMVDEGLIDPLVSERVTLGAVADGVQRLADGSTIGRVVYDAGASS comes from the coding sequence ATGAAGGCCTGGCAGGTCACCGCCCTCGGCGAACCCCGTGACGTCATGAGCCTGGTCGACCTCCCCGAGCCGACGCTCAGCGAGGGCCAGGTGCGCGTCCGGGTGCTGGCCTCCGCCGCCAACTTCCCCGACGCCCTCATGTGCCGCGGGCTCTACCAGGTCAAGCCGAACCTGCCCTTCACCCCCGGCGTCGAGCTGTGCGGCGAGGTGCTCGAGCTCGGCCCCGGCGTCGAGACGCGGCCCGGCCTGGCCGTCGGTGACCGCATCATCGGCAGCTCGGTCATCCCCCACGGCGCCTTCGCCGAGCAGTCGGTCGTCGAGGCGCGCGCCGTCCTCCCGGCGCCGACGAGGCTCACCGATGCGCAGGCCGGCGGGTTCTTCATCGGCTACCAGACCGGCTGGTTCGGCCTGCACCGCCGCGCCCACCTCCAAGCCGGTGAGACCCTGCTCGTCCACGCCGCCGCCGGCGGCGTCGGCAGCGCCGCCGTCCAGCTCGGCAAGGCGGCCGGCGCCCGGGTCATCGGTGTCGTCGGTGGACCGGCCAAGGCCCAGGTCGCCCGCGACCTCGGCGCCGACGTCGTGATCGACCGGCACACCGAGGACTTCGTCGAGGTCGTCAAGCGCGAGACCGGGGGCCGGGGCGCCGACGTGGTCTACGACCCGGTCGGCGGCTCGACCTACGACCGGTCGACGAAGTGCATCGCCTTCGAGGGCCGCATCGTGGTCATCGGCTTCGCCGGCGGCACCATCCAGACGCCGCCGCTCGGCCACGCGCTGGTGAAGAACTACACCATCCTCGGCCTGCACTGGGGCCTCTACGCCAAGGTCATGCCGCAGCTGATCGGTGAGTGCCACGCCGACCTCACCCGCATGGTCGACGAGGGTCTGATCGACCCCCTCGTGAGCGAGCGGGTCACCCTCGGTGCCGTCGCCGACGGGGTGCAGCGGCTCGCTGACGGCTCGACCATCGGCCGGGTCGTCTACGACGCAGGAGCCTCCTCATGA
- a CDS encoding SDR family oxidoreductase — protein sequence MPYAAGSTAVVTGAAGGIGRAIAERLVAEGFRVVVADVDPSVAEVADALGEQVTAFAGDCATEAGVAALVEAAHAAVGDIDVFFANAGVEGGKGLESSEAQWATALEVNVMAHVRAARALVPGWLERGQGRLVVTASAAGLLTMLGSAPYSVTKHGAVAFAEWLRATYSHRGIVVQAICPQGVNTRMLDDSGPLKDLLSHDRALEPTEVAETVWQALQGDPFLVLPHPQVADYYRARAADPDRWLGGMGRLQAKLDTVLGTTSAGTTPESPTEATA from the coding sequence ATGCCGTATGCCGCCGGCTCCACCGCCGTCGTCACCGGCGCGGCCGGGGGCATCGGCCGTGCCATCGCGGAACGCCTTGTCGCAGAGGGCTTCCGAGTCGTCGTCGCCGACGTCGACCCCTCGGTCGCCGAGGTCGCCGACGCCCTCGGCGAGCAGGTCACGGCCTTCGCCGGCGACTGCGCCACCGAGGCCGGGGTCGCGGCCCTCGTCGAGGCAGCCCACGCGGCCGTCGGTGACATCGACGTCTTCTTCGCCAACGCCGGCGTCGAGGGCGGCAAGGGCCTGGAGTCGAGCGAGGCCCAGTGGGCCACGGCCCTGGAGGTCAACGTCATGGCCCACGTGCGGGCCGCCCGCGCACTCGTGCCCGGGTGGCTCGAGCGCGGCCAGGGCCGACTCGTCGTCACCGCCTCGGCCGCCGGGCTGCTGACGATGCTCGGCAGCGCGCCCTACAGCGTCACGAAGCACGGCGCCGTCGCCTTCGCCGAGTGGCTGCGAGCGACCTACTCCCACAGGGGTATCGTCGTGCAGGCGATCTGCCCGCAGGGCGTCAACACCAGGATGCTCGACGACTCGGGCCCGCTGAAGGACCTGCTCTCGCACGACCGCGCCCTCGAGCCCACCGAGGTCGCCGAGACCGTCTGGCAGGCCCTGCAGGGCGACCCGTTCCTGGTGCTCCCCCACCCGCAGGTCGCCGACTACTACCGCGCCCGCGCCGCAGACCCCGACCGCTGGCTCGGCGGCATGGGCCGCCTCCAGGCCAAGCTCGACACGGTCCTCGGCACGACCAGCGCCGGCACCACACCCGAGTCCCCCACGGAGGCAACAGCATGA
- a CDS encoding SDR family oxidoreductase encodes MGRFDGKTAIVTGASRGIGLAIAQRLVDDGARVVVTARKQEALDAAVAQLGGPEHAIAVAGPGDDAAHQDEAIATAIDAYGGLHFLVNNTGINPAYGPLMQLDLAAARKIVEVNDIAALSWVQKAYAAAFAAHGGAVVNVASVAGLRPAPGIAFYGASKAMLIHLTQELAVELGPTIRVNAVAPAVVKTKFAVALYEGREEEVAAAYPLKRLGEPDDIGAAVAFLLSDDAAWITGQTMVLDGGITMTGGV; translated from the coding sequence ATGGGTCGTTTCGACGGGAAGACCGCCATCGTCACCGGAGCCAGCCGAGGGATCGGGCTGGCCATCGCGCAGCGCCTGGTCGACGACGGCGCCCGGGTGGTCGTCACCGCCCGCAAGCAGGAGGCCCTCGACGCGGCGGTCGCGCAGCTCGGCGGCCCCGAGCACGCGATCGCCGTGGCCGGCCCCGGCGACGACGCCGCGCACCAGGACGAGGCGATCGCCACGGCCATCGACGCCTACGGCGGGCTCCACTTCCTGGTCAACAACACGGGCATCAACCCTGCCTACGGCCCCCTGATGCAGCTCGACCTCGCGGCCGCCCGCAAGATCGTCGAGGTCAACGACATCGCCGCTCTGTCGTGGGTGCAGAAGGCGTATGCCGCCGCCTTCGCCGCGCACGGCGGCGCCGTCGTCAACGTCGCGTCCGTCGCGGGCCTGCGGCCCGCGCCCGGCATCGCGTTCTACGGCGCCAGCAAGGCGATGCTCATCCACCTGACGCAGGAGCTCGCGGTCGAGCTCGGCCCGACCATCCGGGTCAACGCCGTCGCCCCCGCCGTGGTCAAGACGAAGTTCGCTGTCGCCCTCTACGAGGGCCGCGAGGAGGAGGTCGCCGCCGCCTACCCGCTCAAGCGCCTGGGCGAGCCCGACGACATCGGCGCCGCCGTCGCCTTCCTGCTCTCGGACGACGCGGCGTGGATCACCGGCCAGACCATGGTGCTCGACGGTGGCATCACGATGACCGGCGGCGTCTGA
- the murJ gene encoding murein biosynthesis integral membrane protein MurJ, which yields MTQATTGEGATGTTGTPRAPVPSQPETGATPIVSEATAQRAAPAPSIARSSLAMASGTIVSRVLGVIRQSLIVAVVGLSLSGDAFTAANTLPNVIYMIIAGGVLNSVLIPQLVKAADHPDGGREFTDRILTVGGGAILLVTIVCTAAAGLLMRLLTDFSGQTLDLAVFFALITLPQIFFYGIYALLGQVLGARGRFLAFGWSPAIANVVAIAGLVSFLVLFPRQAAVGDWTPSMVWWLGGTATASIAVQGVVLLYPLYRSGFRFTPRFGLRGVGLGQASVIARWAFAALTVSQVGFILASRIMTNASDQQSPSSFVAGLTVYSSALLVFQMPHSFVALSFITAMYPRISAAAQRHDLPALRRDYVRGLTIPTALTLPMSVVLLVFALPICSLLFHSYPGPTALVLATMALGVVPFGIDVLNQRYLYAHDDGRMALTEQCVLTGSATVINICAWLFCPAEYVVAVIAGGIVVSNVLSSIFGLWIIRARIGRLGGRAIVRSYLRVGVASAISGLVAWLVVLGFHRILGDGRLEALIPLLVGGGVFVLFYLTLAALLEITEVGELVDPVVRIAGRMGTLLLRKVRRPA from the coding sequence ATGACGCAGGCGACGACGGGTGAGGGAGCCACGGGCACGACTGGTACGCCGCGTGCCCCCGTGCCCTCCCAGCCCGAGACCGGTGCCACCCCGATCGTGTCCGAGGCCACGGCACAGCGCGCCGCGCCCGCGCCCAGCATCGCGCGCAGCAGCCTCGCGATGGCGTCGGGCACGATCGTCTCGCGGGTGCTGGGCGTCATCCGGCAGTCGCTCATCGTCGCGGTGGTCGGCCTGTCGCTCTCGGGAGACGCGTTCACCGCCGCCAACACCCTGCCCAACGTCATCTACATGATCATCGCGGGCGGCGTGCTCAACTCCGTGCTCATCCCCCAGCTGGTCAAGGCGGCCGACCACCCCGACGGCGGGCGCGAGTTCACCGACCGCATCCTCACCGTCGGCGGCGGCGCCATCCTGCTCGTGACCATCGTGTGCACGGCCGCTGCTGGCCTGCTGATGCGCCTGCTCACCGACTTCAGCGGGCAGACCCTCGACCTCGCGGTCTTCTTCGCCCTGATCACGCTGCCGCAGATCTTCTTCTACGGCATCTACGCCCTGCTCGGACAGGTGCTCGGAGCCCGGGGGCGGTTCCTCGCCTTCGGCTGGTCGCCCGCCATCGCCAATGTCGTCGCGATCGCCGGGCTGGTGTCGTTCCTCGTGCTCTTCCCCCGACAGGCGGCGGTCGGCGACTGGACCCCGTCGATGGTCTGGTGGCTCGGTGGCACGGCCACGGCGAGCATCGCCGTGCAGGGTGTCGTGTTGCTCTATCCGCTCTACCGCAGCGGTTTCCGCTTCACGCCCCGCTTCGGGCTGCGCGGGGTCGGGCTCGGTCAGGCGTCGGTCATCGCGCGCTGGGCGTTCGCCGCCCTGACCGTCTCACAGGTCGGCTTCATCCTCGCGTCGCGCATCATGACCAACGCGTCCGACCAGCAGAGCCCCAGCAGCTTCGTCGCCGGTCTCACCGTCTACTCCAGCGCCCTGCTGGTCTTCCAGATGCCGCACTCCTTCGTCGCGCTGTCCTTCATCACCGCGATGTATCCCCGCATCTCGGCGGCCGCCCAGCGCCACGACCTGCCGGCGCTGCGCCGCGACTACGTCCGGGGGCTCACCATCCCCACCGCTCTGACCCTGCCGATGTCGGTCGTGCTGCTGGTCTTCGCCCTGCCCATCTGCAGCCTGCTCTTCCACTCCTACCCCGGCCCGACGGCGCTGGTGCTGGCCACCATGGCCCTGGGCGTGGTGCCCTTCGGCATCGACGTGCTCAACCAGCGCTACCTCTACGCGCACGACGACGGGCGCATGGCCCTCACCGAGCAGTGCGTCCTCACCGGCAGCGCCACGGTCATCAACATCTGCGCGTGGCTCTTCTGCCCGGCGGAGTACGTCGTGGCCGTCATCGCCGGCGGCATCGTCGTCAGCAACGTGCTCAGCTCGATCTTCGGCCTGTGGATCATCCGGGCGCGGATCGGCCGCCTCGGTGGGCGGGCCATCGTGCGCTCGTACCTGCGGGTCGGGGTCGCGTCGGCGATCTCCGGCCTGGTCGCCTGGCTGGTCGTGCTGGGGTTCCACCGCATCCTCGGCGACGGCCGGCTCGAGGCGCTGATCCCCCTGCTCGTCGGCGGCGGCGTCTTCGTGCTCTTCTACCTCACCCTGGCCGCCCTGCTCGAGATCACCGAGGTGGGTGAGCTCGTCGACCCGGTGGTCCGCATCGCCGGGCGGATGGGCACCCTGCTGCTGCGCAAGGTCCGCCGCCCCGCCTGA